In Apis cerana isolate GH-2021 linkage group LG6, AcerK_1.0, whole genome shotgun sequence, the following are encoded in one genomic region:
- the LOC107995453 gene encoding uncharacterized protein LOC107995453: MRRGPVVALLLLVCCGSLEARGRDDTGFVNVESMRRDVREMAFQDLLGEGSSPEEQQVPKKRMRNASGKSDEGGYYKTYGSDAEGEKGYEKATYSKGNHGYKTLDTFHKQDGDKYAFEKHVAYGKAHADKKSSHDEAASRSWKAGDHEGAGTIVDTHYAIDEGDHEAEANDHSGYTREDGAHYTDHEPESSSYGHSESYTDGDGEHGSYESHSSYSKSSGDEYGNDGSHYY; encoded by the exons ATGAGGCGTGGGCCGGTCGTCGCGTTGCTTCTTCTCGTCTGTTGCGGTTCGCTCGAGGCTCGAGGTCGCGACGACACCGGCTTCGTGAATGTTGAATCGATGCGTCGAGATGTCCGCGAAATGGCGTTCCAGGATTTACTCGGCGAGGGAAGCTCGCCGGAAGAACAACAAGTTCCTAAAAAGCGCATGAGAAATGCTTCCG GCAAATCAGACGAGGGAGGATACTACAAGACGTACGGTAGCGACGCCGAGGGCGAGAAGGGTTACGAGAAGGCAACCTATAGCAAGGGCAATCATGGCTATAAGACCCTCGACACCTTCCACAAGCAGGACGGCGACAAGTACGCATTCGAGAAGCATGTTGCCTACGGCAAAGCGCATGCTGACAAGAAAAGTAGCCACGACGAGGCAGCCTCTCGTTCCTGGAAAGCGGGTGATCACGAGGGTGCAG gCACTATCGTTGATACTCATTATGCAATCGATGAGGGTGATCACGAGGCCGAAGCCAACGATCACAGCGGTTATACTCGCGAAGATGGCGCTCACTATACGGATCATGAACCAGAATCTTCGAGTTACGGACACAGTGAAAGCTACACGGACGGAGACGGTGAGCATGGTTCTTACGAAAGCCACAGCTCCTACTCGAAAAGCTCTGGTGATGAATACGGAAACGATGGAAGCCATTACTACTAA